From Virgibacillus natechei, the proteins below share one genomic window:
- the purB gene encoding adenylosuccinate lyase — MIERYSREEMASIWTEENKFKAWLEVEILACEAWSELGIIPAEDVKELRDKASFDLNRIYEIEEETRHDVVAFTRAVSETLGEERKWVHYGLTSTDVVDTALSYQLKQANEIIRKDLTSFIEILKNKAMEHQHTVMMGRTHGVHAEPTTFGLKLALWYEEMKRNLDRFEAAAKNVEFGKLSGAVGTYANIDPFVEQYVCEKLGTTPAPVSTQTLQRDRHAAYVSALALIATSVEKFATEIRNLQKTETREVEEQFAKGQKGSSAMPHKRNPIGSENMTGMARVIRGYMMTAYENVSLWHERDISHSSAERIILPDATIALNYMLNRFSRIVDNLTVFPENMKRNMDRTHGVIFSQRVLLTLIDNGMAREDAYDIVQPKAMEAWETATHFKQLVEADEQITAKLTQEAIDECFDYTYHLKNVDEIFNRIGL, encoded by the coding sequence ATGATTGAACGGTATAGTCGAGAGGAAATGGCGTCCATATGGACAGAAGAAAACAAATTCAAAGCATGGCTAGAGGTTGAAATTCTTGCTTGTGAGGCGTGGAGTGAGCTTGGAATAATCCCAGCTGAAGACGTGAAAGAACTTCGTGACAAGGCTTCTTTTGACCTTAATCGAATTTATGAAATCGAAGAAGAAACGAGGCATGACGTTGTGGCGTTTACACGTGCAGTGTCTGAAACATTGGGCGAGGAACGAAAATGGGTGCATTATGGGTTAACTTCCACAGATGTGGTCGATACGGCCCTCTCTTATCAATTGAAACAAGCAAACGAAATTATTCGTAAAGACCTCACAAGTTTCATTGAAATTTTAAAAAACAAAGCAATGGAACATCAGCATACTGTTATGATGGGGCGTACACACGGCGTACATGCTGAACCGACAACATTCGGATTAAAGCTTGCATTATGGTATGAAGAAATGAAACGGAATTTGGATCGATTTGAAGCAGCTGCGAAAAATGTAGAATTTGGCAAGCTTTCTGGAGCGGTGGGTACCTATGCCAACATCGACCCATTTGTTGAACAATATGTTTGTGAAAAGCTTGGAACAACACCAGCACCAGTATCTACGCAGACACTACAGCGTGACCGTCACGCCGCATATGTGTCAGCTCTGGCATTAATCGCAACATCCGTTGAAAAATTTGCAACAGAAATTCGCAACCTGCAAAAAACAGAAACCCGTGAAGTAGAGGAACAATTCGCGAAAGGGCAAAAAGGTTCATCAGCCATGCCGCATAAACGCAATCCGATCGGCTCAGAGAATATGACCGGAATGGCGCGTGTAATCCGTGGATACATGATGACAGCTTATGAAAATGTTTCTCTATGGCATGAACGTGATATCTCGCATTCATCAGCTGAGCGGATTATTTTACCAGATGCGACGATTGCGTTGAACTACATGTTGAACCGGTTTAGCAGGATTGTCGATAATCTTACTGTTTTCCCGGAAAATATGAAACGGAATATGGACAGAACACATGGCGTGATTTTCTCACAACGTGTATTACTTACATTAATTGATAACGGAATGGCTCGAGAAGATGCATACGATATTGTTCAGCCAAAAGCGATGGAAGCATGGGAGACAGCAACGCATTTCAAACAGCTGGTGGAAGCAGATGAACAAATTACGGCAAAACTCACGCAAGAAGCGATTGATGAATGCTTCGACTATACGTATCATTTAAAAAATGTGGACGAAATCTTTAACCGAATCGGACTATAA
- the purC gene encoding phosphoribosylaminoimidazolesuccinocarboxamide synthase: MKEALLYEGKAKQVYEAKNKPGQLVLSYKNDATAFNGEKKEVFSGKGRLNNEIAARIFPFLHEKGIDTHFIERLNETEQLVHQTEIIPIEVVVRNLATGSITKRLGIEEKTSFNPPLIELFYKDDALDDPLINDEHALFLSNVTPSELGEIKAQAMEINKSLSALFETIAITLVDFKLEFGRKANGCLVLADEISPDTCRLWDVNTQEKLDKDVFRQGTGDLIEVYEEILQRLQDVK, translated from the coding sequence ATGAAGGAAGCCCTTTTGTACGAAGGCAAGGCGAAACAGGTTTACGAGGCGAAAAATAAACCCGGACAACTGGTTTTATCCTATAAAAATGATGCTACCGCTTTTAATGGTGAGAAAAAGGAAGTATTTTCTGGAAAAGGAAGACTGAATAACGAAATAGCTGCACGTATTTTTCCGTTTCTTCATGAGAAAGGGATTGATACCCACTTCATTGAGCGGTTGAATGAAACAGAGCAGCTGGTTCATCAAACAGAGATTATACCAATTGAAGTGGTTGTTCGTAATCTTGCAACTGGAAGTATTACAAAGCGATTAGGAATTGAAGAAAAAACATCCTTCAATCCTCCCTTAATCGAGTTGTTTTACAAGGATGATGCCCTTGATGACCCGCTAATCAATGATGAACATGCACTATTTCTAAGTAATGTTACGCCATCGGAACTGGGTGAGATTAAAGCACAAGCGATGGAGATCAATAAAAGCCTAAGCGCACTATTTGAAACGATAGCTATTACCTTGGTCGATTTCAAGCTGGAATTTGGACGTAAGGCAAACGGATGCCTTGTCCTCGCTGATGAGATTTCCCCAGATACATGCAGATTGTGGGATGTCAACACACAGGAAAAATTGGATAAGGATGTTTTCCGTCAAGGGACAGGCGACTTAATCGAGGTATATGAGGAAATTCTGCAACGATTACAAGACGTAAAATAA